The following are encoded in a window of Polynucleobacter sp. AP-Kolm-20A-A1 genomic DNA:
- the recR gene encoding recombination mediator RecR has translation MARIEAPQDALGRLIEALRVLPGVGPKSAQRMAFYLLQHDRNGAAVLAQSLGEAVETVGHCSRCNTFSETQICSTCSDDRRDPSLLCIVETPADQVMVEQTLSFKGNYFVLMGRLSPLDGMGPNEIGFDRLLNRIETPDTGVPIREVVLATNFTSEGEATAHYIGEVLKAKGIKVTRIARGIPVGGELEYVDAGTLARALMDRR, from the coding sequence ATGGCGCGTATAGAAGCACCTCAAGATGCACTCGGTCGATTGATCGAGGCATTACGCGTACTTCCTGGAGTGGGTCCTAAGTCTGCGCAGCGCATGGCGTTCTATCTTTTGCAGCATGATCGCAATGGCGCAGCAGTACTCGCTCAATCATTGGGCGAAGCAGTTGAAACAGTAGGGCACTGTTCTCGTTGTAATACATTTTCAGAAACGCAGATCTGTAGCACTTGCTCTGACGATCGCCGTGATCCATCACTCCTGTGCATTGTGGAAACACCTGCCGATCAAGTGATGGTGGAGCAGACCCTAAGCTTTAAAGGTAATTACTTTGTATTGATGGGGCGCCTCTCACCACTCGACGGCATGGGTCCTAATGAAATTGGCTTTGATCGCCTTCTCAATCGTATTGAGACTCCTGATACTGGTGTTCCCATTCGGGAAGTGGTGTTGGCAACGAATTTCACTAGTGAAGGTGAGGCTACAGCCCATTACATTGGCGAAGTTCTCAAAGCCAAGGGCATTAAGGTCACACGTATTGCCAGAGGTATTCCAGTTGGTGGCGAGCTCGAGTATGTGGATGCTGGCACATTGGCAAGAGCCTTGATGGATCGCCGTTAA